The Streptomyces liliiviolaceus sequence GCCGACGGCCCAGTACCAGCGCTCGTGCGACAGGACCTGGCCCGCGGCGATCGCGAACGCGCAGGCGGCCGTCGCCTGGAAGGCCTGCCGGGTGGTCGGCCGGGCGAGGCCGCGGCCGGTGGGCGGCGCGGGCACGACCGGGGCCGGCGTGCGCCGCTCGATGCACCACACGCCGAACCGCACCGCCGAGGACGCGGCCAGGGACAGGGTCATCGCGGCGTACAGCTGGGGAAGCTGGGCCGGAACCGCGTGCAGGAACTGGGTGATGAAGAAGGTCATGAACGCGAAGATGCCGAGCGCGTGACCGCGCGGGCCCCAGCGGCGGGCGTACACCCCGCCGAGGACCACGGCCAGCCAGACGGCGTCGCGAGCGGTCGGTACCGCGTGCAGGACGGCCGCGAGGGCGAGTACGGGGAAGCCGACGGCGGGCAGCAGGGCGGTGGTGACCGCCTGGCCCCGCACGGTCGCGTCGCCGACCGTGAACAGCGCCAGCAGCGCGGTGAGGCCGCCGGTGATCGAGGCGGGCAGGGAGAGCCCGGCCAGCTCCGACAGGGCCACCGCGAGACCGATGCCGAGCACCGCGCGCAGCGAGAGCCGCAGCCGTACCAGGCCCGGGTCCGGTGCCATGAACATCTTCTTCACCGTCGGCTGCCCGCCCCCGTTTCGCGTCGACGACACCTTGCGCATGCGGTCCCGCGGACGCGGCCCACAGCATGGGAATGGCGTCGTGCGTCCGGTCCGGCTTCCTTGCCGTCCGGCGCTTCACGACGCCATCGATACGGCCACGTTAAGCAGCAGAGGGGCAATGGCTCAACAGGCTTCCGACCCACTGGGCCATTGGTACAGTCGGGAACGATCACTCAGGACCGCAGGGAGACCAACGGACCATGGCCGTGGACGAGCTCGACACCCGAATCCTCCGGCTGCTCCTGGAGCAGCCGCGCACCAGCGTGCGGGAGTACGCCCGCGTCCTCGGGGTGGCCCGCGGCACGCTGCAGGCGCGGCTCGACCGGCTGGAGCGGGACGGTGTGATCACCGGGTCGGCCCCCTCGCTCTCCCCCGCCGCGCTCGGCCACCCGGTGCTCGCGTTCGTGCACATCGAGGTCACGCAGGGGCATCTCGACGACGTGGGGGACGCGCTGGCCGCCGTGCCGGAGATCATCGAGGCGTTCTCGATCACCGGTGGCGGGGATCTGCTGACGCGGGTCGTGGCGCGGGACAACGGCCACCTCGAAGACGTGATCCAGGCGCTGATCAGTCTGCCGGGGGTCGTTCGTACGCGGACGGAGGTGGCACTGCGGGAACGGGTGCCGCAGCGGGTGCTGCCGCTCGTCGAGTCGATCGGCCGTACGGCCCGGAACTGATCGTTGGCATCCTGGACCGCATGAACGATCTCGACGGCATCTCGGTCATCTTCGATCTCGACGGCACCCTCGTGGACAGCGAGCCGAACTACTACGAGGCGGGCCGGCGGACGCTCGCCGAGCAGGGCGTCACGGACTTCACCTGGGCCGACCACGAGCGGTACGTCGGTATCAGCACGCAGGAGACCATCGCTCTCTGGAAGGAGCGGTACGGGCTCGACGCCTCGGCCGACGCACTGCTCGCCGACAAGAACCGGCGGTATCTGGAGCTGGCCCGTGCGTCGACTCCGGTCTACCCGCAGATGCGCGCGTTCGTGGAACTGCTGGCCGGTGACGGGGTTCCGCTGGCGGTGGCCTCGGGATCGTCGCGGCCTGCCATCGAGGCGATCCTCGCGGGTACGGGTCTGGACGAGCGCCTGCGGGTCGTCGTGTCGGCGGAGGAGGTCGCCCACGGCAAGCCCGCGCCGGACGTCTTCCTTGAGGCCGCGCGGCGGCTGGGGGTCGCACCGGGGCGCTGTGTGGTGGTGGAGGACGCGGTGCCGGGGGTTCTGGCGGCGGGGGCGGCTGGGATGCGGTGCATTGCCGTGCCGTACGTCGTGACGCGGGCCGGGGATCCCGCGTTCGCGGCGGCGGGGTTGGTTTTCCGGGGCGGGCAGGGGGAGTTCACGGCGCGGGTGGCGTACGAGTGGCTCGGGGGGTCCCCCGTGTGAGCGGTCTGCGCAGTTCCCCGCGCCCCCAAGAGGGGCGGCTGGCGTTCGGCTGCGGGCCCGGTGGGGGCTGAGCGCGCAGTTCCCCGCGCCCCTAAAGACAAAAGACTGCGCCGTTCCCCGCGCCCCCAAGCAGCCTGCGGGGCCTGCGGGGCCTGCGGGACCTGCGGGGCGGAAAAACTGGGGCGCAGCCCCGTTTTTAGGGGCGCGGGGAACTGCGCGGCCCGCCCCCACCGGGCCCGCACCCGAGCTGCTAGCTCACCCCCGCCGCGTCCAGCAGCGCCGCCGCCGTAGTGGTCGTCAGCCCTGAAAGCGTCTCCGCTTTCGCCCCCGCCCGCGCACTCGCCCCGTCGAAGATCAGCGTGAGCTGGCGGGCCAGCAGCTCGGGATCACGCGCACCACCCCGCTCCGCGTCCACGC is a genomic window containing:
- a CDS encoding Lrp/AsnC family transcriptional regulator, yielding MAVDELDTRILRLLLEQPRTSVREYARVLGVARGTLQARLDRLERDGVITGSAPSLSPAALGHPVLAFVHIEVTQGHLDDVGDALAAVPEIIEAFSITGGGDLLTRVVARDNGHLEDVIQALISLPGVVRTRTEVALRERVPQRVLPLVESIGRTARN
- a CDS encoding HAD family hydrolase; the encoded protein is MNDLDGISVIFDLDGTLVDSEPNYYEAGRRTLAEQGVTDFTWADHERYVGISTQETIALWKERYGLDASADALLADKNRRYLELARASTPVYPQMRAFVELLAGDGVPLAVASGSSRPAIEAILAGTGLDERLRVVVSAEEVAHGKPAPDVFLEAARRLGVAPGRCVVVEDAVPGVLAAGAAGMRCIAVPYVVTRAGDPAFAAAGLVFRGGQGEFTARVAYEWLGGSPV